ATTTTGGTGTTGGTATTTGTGTCCAAGAGGGGCTTTCCTGGATATCGTGTTATCAAGATTCAGCGCAAAAAAACATGTTCCTAAAATTTTTACAAAGCAATGGTTTCGTTGGCTGATATTAATTATATTTATCAGCTTTTTAACATTTCGCATTATTCGAACAGGCGGTAATCTGATTGCCATAGGCGCAGTTTTTGTAACAATGTGTTTGGTAACAACTATAATTGCTATTGTCTTAGGCATTCCGATGAAACAGCGTGCATGGTGCACGATTTGCCCGATGGGAACTTTGCAGGAAAAAATTGAAAAAATAGTTGCTAAGTA
The bacterium DNA segment above includes these coding regions:
- a CDS encoding 4Fe-4S binding protein; its protein translation is MKGSQLIMIWLLPIIVIGGLFYPILGYLVIAMMTSLLLLSYFKRGRFWCWYLCPRGAFLDIVLSRFSAKKHVPKIFTKQWFRWLILIIFISFLTFRIIRTGGNLIAIGAVFVTMCLVTTIIAIVLGIPMKQRAWCTICPMGTLQEKIEKIVAK